One window of Amaranthus tricolor cultivar Red isolate AtriRed21 chromosome 11, ASM2621246v1, whole genome shotgun sequence genomic DNA carries:
- the LOC130826894 gene encoding putative zinc transporter At3g08650: MKSMFKQVLLLFFIFVALGGNVKAESGKVGSQRLRVAPLKDFRNDVTEGTGAKDVFSTESTSSNLNEGKGGNTKVSVTTVALFTLAMAAASGFGAIPFFFVELDPRWEGLCNGMAAGVMLAASFDLIQEGQEYGHGSWVVFGILSGAIFISLCKKVLDRYGEVNMLDLKGADAARVVLVIGIMTLHAFGEGAGVGVSFAGSRGLSQGLLVTLAIAVHNIPEGLAVSMMLASKGVSPQNAMLWSVLTSLPQPLVAVPAFVCADAFNKFLPFCTGFAAGCMIWMVIAEVLPDAFKEASSSQVASAATLSVAFMEALGYVFQNFSSNYKSEDVSGFVISLLFGLGPLLGGFVLVAFAVAFHLQHALLTGLACGIAFVLGAWRPIQLLLSSKMGLLPLLMLLALGAIIVHVLTSSILNVVKQKRNSSNSVLSVTGCSLSALTLQSFLSCTAIAFHALAEGLALGVAAPKAYGIGQYIVLPVSLHGLIRGAAAASSILAATDNWHGSLAAATFIGLVGPVSAIGAIITGIDYNGLDHLMVVACGGLLPIFGSIVARAVKLDRPKCSFGMIIGLGFASVCLTFTKVLCLNTPYCNSAPEAVRC, encoded by the exons ATGAAGTCCATGTTTAAGCAGGTCCTCTtactatttttcatttttgtggCTCTTGGTGGTAATGTCAAGGCGGAGTCTGGAAAGGTTGGTAGTCAGAGGTTAAGGGTTGCACCGTTGAAAGATTTTCGAAATGATGTTACCGAAGGCACAGGTGCTAAAGATGTCTTCAGTACTGAGTCCACTTCCAGCAATCTTAATGAGGGGAAAGGTGGGAACACTAAAGTTTCTGTCACAACAGTTGCTTTATTTACATTAGCAATGGCTGCTGCTAGTGGTTTTGGGGCAATTCCATTCTTTTTCGTTGAGCTTGATCCTCGATGGGAGGGATTATGCAATGGAATGGCTGCTGGGGTCATGCTGGCTGCAAGCTTTGATCTTATACAGGAAGGCCAGGAATATGGTCATGGAAGCTGGGTTGTCTTTGGGATATTGTCTGGTGCTATATTCATTTCACTTTGTAAGAAG GTCCTAGATCGGTATGGTGAGGTAAACATGCTAGACTTAAAAGGTGCAGATGCAGCAAGAGTAGTTCTTGTGATTGGTATCATGACACTACATGCTTTTGGGGAGGGTGCTGGTGTTGGTGTTTCATTTGCTGGTTCAAGAGGTTTATCACAAGGTCTTCTAGTGACTTTAGCTATTGCTGTTCACAATATACCAGAAGGATTGGCTGTCAGTATGATGCTCGCCTCTAAGGGGGTTTCTCCTCAAAATGCAATGCTATGGAGTGTGCTGACCTCCTTGCCTCAG CCCTTAGTAGCAGTACCAGCATTTGTCTGTGCTGATGCGTTCAACAAATTCTTGCCATTCTGTACTGGCTTTGCTGCTGGATGTATGATCTGGATGGTTATTGCAGAAGTTCTTCCAGATGCGTTCAAG GAAGCCTCCTCATCTCAAGTAGCTTCAGCAGCTACACTATCTGTGGCATTCATGGAAGCCCTAGGCTATGTCTTTCAAAATTTCAGTAGTAACTATAA ATCAGAAGATGTTTCTGGCTTTGTCATCTCGTTACTTTTTGGCTTAGGGCCTCTACTTGGTGGTTTCGTCCTTGTTGCATTTGCTGTTGCATTTCATCTCCAGCATGCACTGTTGACTGGTCTAGCTTGTGGAATTGCTTTTGTCCTCGGCGCTTGGCGACCTATCCAGTTACTTTTATCCTCTAAAATGGGGCTTCTTCCCCTGTTAATGTTACTTGCATTGGGAGCCATCATCGTACATGTTCTAACTTCCAGCATCTTGAACGTGGTTAAACAAAAGAGGAATTCGAGCAATTCCGTGCTCTCTGTTACCGGCTGTTCATTGAGTGCCTTAACACTTCAGTCATTTTTATCATGCACAGCAATCGCTTTCCATGCTTTGGCAGAAGGCCTTGCGCTGGGAGTTGCAGCACCAAAAGCCTACGGGATCGGACAGTATATAGTTCTTCCTGTGTCTCTACATGGGTTAATCCGTGGAGCTGCTGCAGCGAGTAGCATCTTGGCGGCAACAGATAACTGGCATGGGTCGCTTGCAGCTGCAACATTTATTGGGTTGGTGGGCCCAGTGTCAGCAATCGGAGCTATAATAACAGGGATAGACTATAACGGGCTGGACCACTTGATGGTGGTTGCATGCGGGGGTTTACTTCCAATATTCGGAAGTATAGTAGCGAGAGCAGTGAAGTTAGATCGACCAAAGTGCAGTTTTGGTATGATAATCGGATTAGGTTTTGCTAGTGTGTGTCTAACGTTTACGAAAGTGCTCTGCTTGAATACACCCTACTGCAACTCTGCACCAGAAGCGGTTAGATGTTGA